The Clostridiales bacterium FE2011 sequence CGAACTGCTGGAAAGCCCTGCAATGGAGAAACTGATTCAGGAACTGGAAGAAACATATGATCTGATCCTGATGGATGTGCCGCCGATCAACATTGTTTCCGATCCTTTGGCTCTTTCCAGCAAATGCGCCGGTGCCCTGTTTGTGGTTCGGCAGGAGTTCTCGGATCACCGGGAAATCCGCCGGGCACTGGTCTCCTGCGAGATGACCGGTTTGGAAGTCTTGGGCTTTGTCTTCTATGGAGAAAAGCTGCATCAGGGAAAATATTACAGTAAGCGCTCCCAGCGGGGATATGAATACTATAACAAATATGATACCCGGTCCAGAGTGGTTGGTGATCCGGACAACCCAAAGAAGAAACACGCAACAAAAAACGAAGACTGATACACGATATTTTAAAGGGAACATGAGAGGGGAAAGAGCATGAAAAAGCTCATCAGGGTGATTCCGGTTCTTCTGATTCTGACACTGTTACTCAGCACCGTTTATGGAGCGTCTGCCGCGGTGACGCCCCAGAGCCTGCGTATGCCCGCTTACAGCCTGACGGACTGTGAGTGGAATGAAAACGGACAGTTAATTTCTGAAACTGTCCATGACTCGGATGGCAATCCCGCCGTTAATAGCCGTGGATTCCATAAGGCTGAATATACCTGGGATGCGAAGGGGAATCCCCTGACCGAATCCTATACCGGTCTGAACGGTGAGCCTGTTGTTGCGGATGGGGGATATGCCAAAACTGTTTTCACTTATGAGAACAACTCCAAGGGAGTTCCCCACATCGTGGCGGAAGATCGCTATACCGCGGATGGCAGCCGTGCAGACATTCCCGGTAGCTACAGTTACCGCCGGGATATATGGGACGGAGACCAGATCTTTTCCACCGCTTATTATGATGCATCTGGTAATCTAATCCAGCCCACCGGCGGTTATGCCCGGATCCTCTACAGCCTGGAAGAGGATGAAAACGCAGTTGTGATCACCAAACGTTATGAAGATGCAAACGGTAATGCTTTGCTGGGTGCAGAAGGCGGAGCAAAGATAGTTTATATTTATGCCAAAGGCCTGACCGCAGCCGCAAATGCTCGGGTGGATAATATGGGCCTTGGGATGTTGCTGGGTAATATGCCTATCCGTGACCGTGAAGGTACACCCAATTCTATGCCGGAAAGTGAACGGGGAGAGCTGTTTAACACTGTAGTCCTGGATGATAATGATCGAAAACCCATGCTGGTTTCCACGGAAATCTATGGAACGGACGGCAGCAAAACTCTCGGCGCAAAGCGTTGGCAGCGGGAAGTTCGCAGCTACGATGAACGCGGCAACCTGACCCGTACAGATTATTATGGTGCGGATGGGGAACTGATCATCTCTTCTACCGGTACTGCGTCTACAGTTAACACCTACGATGAGCTAAATCGGGTCATCCAGATTGATTATCTGGATCGTGACGGTCAGCTGCTCAAGATGCTGAATGGTTATGCTCGGGTAACTTATGAATACTATGGCAGCAGTGAACGGGTACATTATATCCGTTATTTTGGAGCGGATGGTAACCGTACCATGATTACATCCGGCGTCTCCATGATCGAATTCGAATATGATGATAACAATGAATACGATTGGGATAAGCGGGAAACTTATTATGACATCCTGGACGAATATACTCAGTCCAACGGTGGCTTTGCCCGGATTGAATGGAAGCTTTTCGATGATAACAACTTCAAACTGGATGATAATAAACTCTGGGTGCTGAATTCTCCTTATGCTCAGTGGGAAAAATACTACGGTACGGATATGAAGCTTGTTGAACGGAAAGCAGGCCATGCCGGTATCGAGAACTTCAAAAATGAGAATAACCAGATCATAAAGACTGTCTATATGGACGATCAGTGGCTGCCTACACGGTATGAGGAAGGCCAGTACGCCTGGATCGAATATCAGTACGAAACCAACGATCCCACTGAACCTGCCTGCTATGAAGCATACTTCGACAAAGACGGCAATCCGGTTGAAGCCATTACCGGTGCCTATGCCCGGAGCATGGTCTACGGCGGACCGAAGAAGAATCTTCTCCTGGAAGAAGCCTTCTTTGACGCGGAAGGAAATCCGGATACCAGCGTTGTGACCGGTGCACATAAAGCTGCCTATACTTACGACCGGAACATGCTGCAGACTTCAGTCCATTATTACAATGCGGATGGAACCCTTTCTGCCACCCGGAACGGGGAAGCGGCCATGCTGCGGGAGTATAATAGCAAGGGAAGCCTGCTGTGGGAAGTCACCTTCGGGGATGACAATAAGCCTTTGGCTGTGAACGGCACTAATGCTGCTCAGGTTCATAGCTATGACTATGCCGGACATCACACCGGTGAAAAGTTCTTCGATGAGAACGGTACTCCTGTGACCAACAGTAATGGTTATGCCAGCGCCATCTATGATTATGACGCGAAGGGAAATATCACTTCCATTTCCTACTATAATGCGGAAAATATGTCCACCCTGGTCAGCGGACGGGCTAAAGTGGAACGGGAATATGACAACGCTCACCATATGACCTATGAACTGAACGTTGGTACCAACGGCCGTCCGGTCCTGCAAAGCGATGGCTTTGCTGCCCGTAAACTGACCTATGATCCGGAAACCGGCCTGACAACCAAGGTGGAATATCTGGACGCTCAGGGCGAACCGGTTGTCATTTCCCAGGGCTACGCTTCCTATGAAGTCAAGTATGATCATGCCGGGAATCTGACCCTGCGTGCCTATTACGATGAGAAGGGTGAGCTTGTTGCTCCTGCGACACCTGGTTATGCCAAACTGGAGCGTCAGATTGACGCTCAGGGACGGGTGACTGAAGAAGCGCGCTACAATGCGGATGGAACCCTACAAGAAAACCGCGACGGATATGCTGTTACTGAAACTACTTATGATATCAATAAGACAACGGTTTCTTATCTGAACGCTAATCGTGAACTGGCGGATACTTCCTTCGGCTATGCCTCGAAGGTAACCGAAACAGATTACATGGGCAACACCGTGAGTATCGCTTACTTTGGTGCAAATAATGAGCCTGTAAAAATCGCTGACGGCTACCATACCCAGAAAAACACCTGGGATATGGAAGGCCATCAGCTGAGAGAGCAGTACTTCGATGAGAACGGCAAACCGGTCGCATGTCCGAAAGGATACGCTTCCTTCCTCTGCGAGTATGATAAGAACGGCAATACCACCCGTGAAGTACACTTCGGTGTGAACGGGGAAGTTGCGAAAGTCATTGCCGGTGCGCCGGAAGTCCTGCGTGAGTATGACGATGAAAATCGGCTCCTGAGTGAGAAGTACCTGGATGAAACCGGTATGCCCTATATGCTGCGCGGGGACTACGCTTCTACTGAGTGCGAGTATGATGCCCGTGGCAATCTGCTGACCGAAAAGTTCTTCGGTACAGAAGGACAGCCTGTGATTTCCACCAAGGGTTATGCCCAGAAAACAGATACCTATGATATCCGCGGACATCTGTTGTCAGAGGAATATACCGATGGCAAAGGTAATCTCCTCATGCAGCAGATTGGCTATGCTAAGAAACAACAGACCTGGGACAGCCACGGCAATCTGCTGAGCGAAGCCTGGTTCGATGAATCCAATCAGCCGGCTCTGCAGGAAAACACCTACGGATATAAGACTTATAAATATGACAATCACAACAACCTGACCGAAGAAGCATGGTATCACCATGAAGGTGCACCTACTGTACTGGCGGACGGTTATAACCGTGTCGTCCATGTCTATAACGCCTTCGATCGCCGCGTGCGCAGCGTCTGGTATTACAACATGGATATCGTAACTCTGCCGGAAGGCTATGCTGCCAAGTCCTTTGAATATGATGGTCGTGGTCGTATTACCAAGACATCCTGCCTGGATGACAAGATGCAGCGGGTAATGACGAAAAAGGGTTATTCAGCCGAGCAGAAAGTATATGATAATGCCAATAATGTCCTTCAGGTCCGCTATCTGGACGTGAATGATAAACTGACCCGTTTGCCGGAAGGCTTCAGCGTCTGGCAGCGTGAATATGACAAGAACAATCACGTAATTCTGGAACAGTATCTGGATGAGAATGAGCGGATTGCGTCTCTGACGGAACGCCAGCCTGCTTCCAGAAACGTTTATGACGCTCGTGGCCGTTTAATTCGTATCGAATATCTGAATACCGGATTACAAGCTTCTGAAACCCAGTTTGGCTACAGCACGATTCAGTTTGCTTATGATGATCAGAATCGCCGCACCGGTATTACCTATCTTGATGCCAATGGTTTGAACAAAATGATTTCCGCCGGCTATGCCGGGATTCGCTATGAGTACAGCGATCAGGGTAAGATTTGGCGTACTACTTACCTTGATGTTTCCGGACAACCGACGTTGTTCAAAGATGGCTATGCCGCCAGTGAAAACATCTATGACAATGATTTGAACCTTGTCGGTACGATTTATCTGGATGATAAATACAACCGGACATACATCGGTGCTGGGTACTCTGGTATCCGCCGTTCGGTGGACAAGAACGGAGACATCCTGACGGAAACCTACCTGGATAATGATGATCTGCCGGTTGCGGGTGCGGGTGGATATGCCACGCTGCGAAATACATGGGATAATCTCCGCAGAGTTATCAAGCGTGAATATCTGGACAAAGAAGGTCAGCCAGCCAAACTTTCCAGCGGTTACTGCGCTGTGGCTTATCAGTATGACAATAACAGCAACAAGATCCGTGAGTCCTACTATAACAAGGATGGCGAACTGATCTGGAATAATGACGGTTATTGCGAGATTTTGCTGAAATATGACGAGCGGAACCATTGCATCGAAGAACGTCTTCTGACCAGGGGCGGGAAACCTGCTGTTCACAACTACGGACGCTATTCTTCCATGACCCGGAAAGTGGATGAGGACGGACGGGTATTGGAAGTCCACTTCTATGATGAGCAGGGACGTCCCACCTTCTACGCCAGCGATTATGCCGAAGCCCGGTATGTCTATGACCTGGCCGGACGGCAGACAGAAGTCAGCTATTATGATGTCGAAGGCAAGCCGATGGCGGTCCGCCGCGGCTATGCCAGGATGACTACAGAGTATAACACTCTGGGACTGAAAACCGAAGAATGCTACTACGACGTGGATGGCAATCTGGTAGATACCCAGATGGGCTATGCCAAGGAAGTATCTACCTATGATGAACTGGGTAATCGGCTGACTGTCAGATACCTGAATACCTCGCAGCTGCAGGTGGTTCCGGAAGGTTCCGCTTACGCCTACTATCTCATGGCTTATGATGACGCCGGACGGGTCCTCAGTGAGGAATATTACGACGAAATGGACAAACCGGCACTATGCCGGGATGGATATGCAGCTCACTATGCAGAATATACCGAAACCGGACGTCTGAAGGAAGAAACATACTTCGATACCGAGAATAAACCTGTTGCGTATAATGGCTACAGCAAACGTGAACTGGTGGATGAGGATAAGGAGAATCGTACCTACACCCTGCGTGTCATCAATGAAACCATGGATGACGAGTCCTATATCGAAAGCCGTCAGACCTTCGACAAGTATGACCGGATGATTAGGATCAGCTACTTCGATAAGGCTGGTAATCCGGCTGTTGGCGCTGAGGGCGCCAGCACAGTGGAAAAGGAATACACCGGACGCGGCCAGATCGCGCTGGAGAAGTTCTACGATGCGGCAAATAAAGCAACCGCTGTGAACGGTGCATATGGTGTGGCTACCACCTATACTCCCTTTGGCCGGATCGATAAACAGACCTGGCTGGATGAGAACGGCAATCCTGCACCGAATGCGAATGGCTATGCAGCCTTGACTTATGCATATGACCTGACCAATGCCGCCAAGGTGGAAAAATATATCCAGAAGTATTTTGACGCGAATGATGAACCTTGCGCGGATACCCTGGGAGCCTATGGAGTGAGCATCCTCTTCTATCCGAATACTCGGGTACATGAAGTGACTTACCTGGATGACGAAGGTAAGCCAATCAATACGAATAAGGGATATGCCCAGCTTCAGTACGAAGAGGATGAAAACGGAAACCGCACCTGGGAAGGCTACTTCGATAAGTACGGCGGGCAGGCTAACTGCGACGCAGGCTATTCCAGCAAAGAATGCGATTATGACAGCGCCGGACGCCTGATCGGGGAACGCTACCAGGATCGCTACAATAAATTGACAAACAACGCGGAAGGCGTTGCAGGCTGGAACGGCTACTATGACGCGGAAGGCAACCTGATCATTACCAGCAAGTACAATCAGGATAAGGAAGCACTTCCGACTCAGAATCCTTAAAGGAGGGAAGCAAAATGAAAAAGACAATGAACCTTCTTATCAAACTGACTGCGCTGCTTCTTCTCCTGTGCCTGCTTCCTCTGGCAGCAACAGCGGAAGAGAAGAAGGAAGGCAACTGGGAATCATTCCTGCTCATCTGCAATGAAGGCATGAACAACGATAAGGGCAATGCCGGCAACACCCTGATGGTTGCAGCCATGGAGCCTGATCAGGGCAGAATCCACCTGATGATGTTCACCTGGGATACCTTCATTAACTATGAAGGCTACGATGTTCCCCAGAAGCTGGATATGCCTTATCGGAATAATGGGCCTGAAGAAGCGGTCAAAGTCTTCAATGAAAACTTCGGTTTGAACATTAATCATTACCTGAGTCTGAACTACCTGAATCTGGCTTCCCTGATCGATGAATATGGCGGAATCAATGTGGATATCACCCGTGCGGAGCGTAATGCCTTGAACGGTATGGTGGCGTCCAAGAAGATCCGCCTGCAGGAGCAGGTGGCGGCGGGTGAACTGGGACAGACTGTGATTGATATGCTGGCTCAGGAATATTACCTGAATGACTTTGGACCCAACACCCACCTGAACGGCTTGCAGGCCGTGGGCTACGGCTGGCTGCAGTATGACAGCGTGTATAACTGCTGCCAAAGGGACGCAAATGTTGTCGCGGGTCTTTTCCACAGCGCCGGAAGCTTCATTGCAGATAAAGTAGCTCTGTATACCAATGAAACCGGTGTACCTGCAGACGACTATGCCAGAAGACTCATCAATCTGGATGAAATAACCGAAGAAGATTATCAGTTCCTTCGTGATCAAATTGCACCCATCTTCCAGATGTCCGTGAACAATATGACTGAGGATGAAATACGGAGCATTACACTTGCTCTTGCCAAGATTGCTTACCAGGCCGAACGGGAAGGGGCAAGTATCTTTGATCTCATCAAATCCACTATTCTTCCTCTGGAAGCAACCCAGCCCTATGACATAGTGGCTGGTGCACAGGGACATCTCATTGATAAGGAAGCCAATATCGCTGCGGTAAAGGAGTTCCTGTATACCGAAGACTAAGCAAGAAAGGGCAACCAAGTACTGACCGGACTGGCAGGCTGACGAACCCCTGGAACATACCGAAGCCTGCCCGCGGGAATAATACCCGCGGGCAGCACTATATCCCGGCAAAAACCGGGACGGCGGAGCCTACCCATTTTTATGGTTGATCTCCGCAAAAAGTCTTACAATTTTGGCTTTGTCCACTGTTTCCTAGCCGCATTGATAAGGCAAACTAATGATAATTATGAATTATGAATCGTGAATTATGAATTGCTTATGAAGGGAGATGAGGGCACTGTACGCTTACTGTTACTTCTGCGAAACCCAGAAATGTTCCACCATCGCTGCTCTCATCCGTCGTACCTTAAATGAAACCTGCTTTTCTCCAGAAATCATTCAGCGCAAATGGACCAAGGGTGTCTGTGAAGAAGTTCGTCACCCATGGCTTCCCGGATATATTTTCCACTATACAGAAGAACCACTGGATCATGCGATCCACATGTCCGGGATCATCCGCCGCCTGGGAGACGGGGAACTCAAAGACGAAGACCTGGCCTTTGCTAATATGCTCTATGAGCACAACGGCGTCATGGGTACCATACATCTGGCAGAAGTCGGTCAGCATTGCACGGTGTCTGACCCCCTCTGGCAGAAGATGGAGGGAAAAGTCATCAAGATCGATCGCGGCAGGAAACGCTGTTGCGTGGAATTTACCTTCGATCAGGTCAAACGGACCGTCTGGTTGGGATATGAATTAATAAGACCGATGAATGAGCAAGTATAGAAGGAAGGCATGAACTTATGGCTAGGAAGGTTTTCTTTAGTTTTCATTATGAAAATGATATATCTAGAGTAATGGTTGTTAGGAATAGATGGGTAACCTATGGTGGACAACTTGCATCACAGGTCATTGATAACGCCGATTTTGAACAAGTAAAACGACAAGGTCAAGTTGCAATAGAACGTTGGATAGATAAACAGATGGATGGAACTACTGCAACAATTGTATTGATTGGATCAGAAACCTTACAAAGACCATACGTACAATATGAGATATGTAAAAGCATAGAAAGAGGAAATGCTATTATTGGCGTCTACATAAATAATATAAGAAACTTACAAGGTCAAGTTTCAATGCCTTGTCCTAAACATACAATTATCGGATATTACAAAGACGGAACACCAGCATATTTTGATCAAGTAGCTGATGCAATATACGATTATCATATAAATGAAGGATATACAAACTTACATCATTGGATTGAAGATGCAGTGAGGAGAAAGAATGGATAAAGAAGATAAAAAGATAAAACATCTTGAGATGATAGAAACTGTAATTGAAAGGATAGGGAATAACAGTTTTCAACTTAAAGGTTGGTCAGTTACTCTTGTTTCTATAATTGGCGCATTATCTGCGCAGGGGTCTGAAAAGAAGTTTTTTTTGTTGGCTTTTATTCCATTACTAGCATTCTGGATGCTTGACGCTTTTTATCTGCAAATAGAGAGAAAATATAGAGTCCTATATAAACAGGTCTTGGATGATAAAATCACAACTTTTGACATGGACATACATGACATAAATACTAACGATGATAAAAATATAGGTTTTCTTCGGTGTATGTTTGCTCAGGTTGAAGGTTGGTTTTATCTTTCGATAATTGGTGTAGTGATGACATTGGCTATTCTAATAGGTGTATTCCATTAAGTAGACTGATTATTGGACTGTGAAATAATATAATTGTTTAATTGCTTTCTTGTCAAAGAAGAAAAGAAAGATATATAATGTCATCCATCAACAGTTAAGTCTGTTGCTTTTTACAATTATAGTACCAGGCGGAGGATGAGTATCATGGAGCATATGAAAAAAGAAAACCGCGTATTCAGATTCCTGAGAACAAAGGGATTTATCCTCTTGCTGGATATTATTGCGGTGAACCTGGCCTATATTGTTGCGCTACTTCTGCGCTTCTTTGTACACGGGGAGTTCAAGGTCAGCGTTTCATACCTGGATTATTTCTGGAAGATCGCTCCTTTCTATACAGTGGTCGCAATTGCAGTATTTTTTGTTTTCCGCCTTTACGGTGGATTGACGCAATATGCCGGACTTAATGACTTGAACAGGATCATCAAGGCCCATATTGTGACCTCGATCCTCCATGTTGTTATCTCAATTATCGTCCTGGCGGTGATCAAAAAAGAACACAACATTTACCGTATGCCGTTTTCCTATTATGTGATCGGCGCGGTTCTGCAGTTTATCTATATTACCTTCATTCGGTTTTGGCGTAAAATCTTTATGATTGAGAAAGCCAAGATCGACAGTAAAAAAATGAGTACTGTTCCGGCTGTTATTATTGGATCCGGAGATCTGGGACAGAAAGTCCTGCACCATCTCGAAAATAATACGCTTTATAAGCCTGTGGCCATTGCCGGTAAGGATAGCGGCTGGATGATGGATGGCGTTCCGGTTGTTTCTATGGAAGAAATTGAAAGCCAGATCAAGGATAAAGATATCAAGGCCGTTTTCATCGCGGATAAAGATCTCAACAAGGAACAGCGGGATCATATCAAACAGATATCCGAGGGCCTGGAACTTGATGATTTTACTGGCTATATGAGCAACCAGTCCGGATTCCTGCCCCTAACTAATCTTCTGGATGTCATGGATATGCCCATTGTGGTGGATGTGGACGGAAAAGAACAATCCTTTGCTTCTGCTGAAGAATGTCTTTCCACATTACCAGGTGAATATGATGTTGTCAAAGTTCAGGCAACCAAATTGGTGCTGAAGAAGCGGGAAGAAGATACCAGTTGGATGAGAGTCTATCAGGAACAGACAGGCCGCGAAGTAAGCTACTTCTGATAGTGTAAAAAAGCTAAGCAATTCCTATCTCTAAACAATCGAACAAGCAAACAATCCGGAACTACGAAGGGAAGGCTGTTGATACATGGATTTCCTGAATGATCCCCGGTTTAATGGAATTACGCCTTTTGATGGCAGAATCTGGCTCTCATCTCCAACAATGCATGGAGATGAGCAGCGCTATGTGGACGAAGCAATCCGTACCAATTGGGTGAGTACCGTCGGTGCCAACATCAACGAGATCGAAAAAGAACTCGCGGAGTATGTTGGCTGTAAGTATGCTGTTGCTCTCAGCTCTGGTACCGCTGCGCTACATCTGGCTACAAAGCTTGCCGGAGAAAGGCTGTATGGTCAGGCAAGACCTGATCAGGGTACATTAGCCGGAAAAAAAGTTTTCTGTTCTGATGTCACTTTTGATGCCTCGATCAATCCTGTTGCGTATGAAGATGGTGAGGCCATCTTTATTGATACAGAGCGGGATACCTGGAATATGGATCCGGCAGCTCTCGAAAAAGCCTTTGAGATGTATCCGGAGGTAAAGCTGATCGTTCTGGCTCATCTGTACGGAACACCTGGCAAGATGGATGAGATCCGGAAGATCGCTGACGCTCATGGAGCGTTGATTGTTGAAGATGCAGCGGAATCTCTGGGAGCAAAATACAAGCTCAACGGCCAGTGGGTTGAAACCGGTATGCTGGCGGATTACGGTTGCATCAGCTTCAACGGAAACAAGATCATTACCGGTTCTTCCGGCGGTATGTTCCTGACTGATTCATTGGAAGACGCCAATAAGGTAAAGAAATGGTCTACCCAAAGCCGGGAAAACGCATCCTGGTATCAGCATGAAGAGATTGGGTATAACTACCGCATGAGCAACATTGTTGCCGGTGTCATCCGCGGACAGATCCCGCATCTGGATGAGCACATCGCCCAGAAGAAAAAGATATGGGAACGCTACAAGGAAGGATTTAAAGATCTTCCCGTGACGATGAATCCCTGGGATGAGGAAAAGTCTGAACCGAACTTCTGGTTGTCCTGCATGCTGATCAATGAAGATGCTATGGCACCGCACGTGAGAAGTGATAAGGATGAACTCTGGCATTCGGTGAGCGGCATGAGCAGCCCGGGAGAAATTCTGGCAGCGCTGGCAACGTTCCGGGCAGAAGGCCGGCCGATCTGGAAACCGATGCATATGCAGCCGATTTACCAGATGAATAAGTTTATCACCGTGGAAGGCAACGGTCGGGCCAGGAGCAATGCTTATATTGAAGGTGAAGCGCCCGATGTGGGAGCAGATCTGTTCAAACGAGGACTGTGTCTGCCGAGTGATAACAAGATGACGACACATCAGCAGGATATAGTGATAGAGATAATCCGCAGATGTTTTGAGTAAGGGAGAAACGAAATGGGACATGAACCATACGGCATATACGAACGGTTTATAAAAAGACCTCAGGATTTCTTGTGTTCCCTTATTGCCATTATTGCTTTTTCTCCGGTGTTTCTTATTGTTGCTTTTTTGGTGAGAATAAAACTTGGATCACCTGTGCTATTTAAGCAAGATAGACCTGGAAAAGATAATAAGGTTTTTAAGCTTTATAAATTTAGAACTATGACAGATAAAAGAGATGATGATGGAAGGTTGTTACCTGATTCTGAAAGATTACCCCAATTCGGCCGTTTACTTCGTTCAACAAGTCTGGATGAGTTGCCAGAAATGTTTAACATAATAAAAGGTGACATGGCAGTTGTTGGTCCTAGACCACTTCTTGTACAATATCTTCAAAGATATAATGAACATCAAGCGAGAAGACAGGAAGTCAGGCCGGGATTTACCGGATTAGCACAGACTCATGGAAGGAATTCTATTTCGTGGGAAGAGAAATTTGATTTAGATGTCTACTATGTTGATCATATAACGTTTCTTGGTGACTGGAAAATCATTTTTACAACACTAAAGACAGTAATAAAGCGGGAAGGGATTACTTCCAATACATCTGCAACGATGGAAGAATTCATGGGGACAGAGGACGGACAGTAATGAATAAACTAATGATTGTGGGGGCTTCTGGTCATGGTCGTGTTGTTGCAGATATTGCCAGACAAACAGGATATACGGATATTGTTTTTCTGGATGATGATATGACACGCAAAGAATGTGGCAGATATCCTGTCATAGGGAAACCGAAAGATTATTCTCCTGATGAAGGTGATTTATTTGTTGCTATTGGAAATACAACAATCCGTAAACGGATCATGAATCAACTGGGTATGTGTATAACTTTGATTCATCCAAAGGCAATCATTGCAGAAGATGTTCAAATCGGCGAAGGCTCAGTAATCATGGCTGGAGCTGTTGTAAATCCAGGAACAAGAATAGGCCGTGGATGTATAGTTAACACATGTAGTTCCATAGATCATGATTGCGTGATTGGTAATTATTCACATATATCTGTTGGAGCACATCTGGCAGGGAACGTTGTGATCGGCGAAGAAACGTGGATTGGAATTGGAAGTATTGTTAGCAACAATATAAATATATGTAGTGATAGTATGATAGGTGCAGGCGCAGTAGTTATAAGGAATATAGATGAATCTGGAACTTATGTAGGCGTGCCGGCAAGGAGAAGAAAATGAGAATACTTATTTTAGCGAATCTTGATTTAGGCTTGTATAAGTTTCGAAAAGAATTAATAGAGGAACTTCTTAACAAAGGACATGAAGTTTTCATATCACTTCCAGAGGGTGATTTGATAAATGCATTAAAAAAAATGGGATGTATTTTTATAAACACCCCAGTAGATCGCCGTGGAATTAATCCAATAACAGATATAAAACTCCTTATAAGATACAAGAAAATAATGAAAGAGGTAAACCCTGAACTTGTTATTACTTACACAATAAAACCGAATATATATGGCGGGATTGCTGCTCGGCAAACAGGAAAAAAATATGCTATAAATATTACTGGGCTTGGAACCGCATTTGAAAAACCTGGTATTGTTAGAATGGTTGTTAAAATGCTTTACAAATTGGCTCTGCAGCAAGCGAGAATAGTGTTTTTTGAAAATAATAGTAATCGAAATGAATTGGTATCATTTGGCTGTTGTGAAAAAGAAAAAACGGTGGTCCTTAATGGAGCTGGAGTTAATACAGAAATATACAACTATCAATCGTATCCTAA is a genomic window containing:
- a CDS encoding glycosyltransferase family 4 protein, yielding MRILILANLDLGLYKFRKELIEELLNKGHEVFISLPEGDLINALKKMGCIFINTPVDRRGINPITDIKLLIRYKKIMKEVNPELVITYTIKPNIYGGIAARQTGKKYAINITGLGTAFEKPGIVRMVVKMLYKLALQQARIVFFENNSNRNELVSFGCCEKEKTVVLNGAGVNTEIYNYQSYPNNDIIRFLFIGRVMKEKGIEELFQATRRLIEEGEKCFLDVVGPFEENYKEKIDKYEIEGWLKYHGYKEDVRPFIKDCDCFVLPSYHEGMANTNLECASSGRPIITSNIPGCREAVTEQSGIICEPKDINSLYQAMKKIIGMSINQRKQMGICGRQYMEEKFDKKNVIKMTLEKLI
- a CDS encoding acetyltransferase; the encoded protein is MNKLMIVGASGHGRVVADIARQTGYTDIVFLDDDMTRKECGRYPVIGKPKDYSPDEGDLFVAIGNTTIRKRIMNQLGMCITLIHPKAIIAEDVQIGEGSVIMAGAVVNPGTRIGRGCIVNTCSSIDHDCVIGNYSHISVGAHLAGNVVIGEETWIGIGSIVSNNINICSDSMIGAGAVVIRNIDESGTYVGVPARRRK
- a CDS encoding sugar transferase, with protein sequence MYERFIKRPQDFLCSLIAIIAFSPVFLIVAFLVRIKLGSPVLFKQDRPGKDNKVFKLYKFRTMTDKRDDDGRLLPDSERLPQFGRLLRSTSLDELPEMFNIIKGDMAVVGPRPLLVQYLQRYNEHQARRQEVRPGFTGLAQTHGRNSISWEEKFDLDVYYVDHITFLGDWKIIFTTLKTVIKREGITSNTSATMEEFMGTEDGQ
- a CDS encoding DegT/DnrJ/EryC1/StrS family aminotransferase, with protein sequence MDFLNDPRFNGITPFDGRIWLSSPTMHGDEQRYVDEAIRTNWVSTVGANINEIEKELAEYVGCKYAVALSSGTAALHLATKLAGERLYGQARPDQGTLAGKKVFCSDVTFDASINPVAYEDGEAIFIDTERDTWNMDPAALEKAFEMYPEVKLIVLAHLYGTPGKMDEIRKIADAHGALIVEDAAESLGAKYKLNGQWVETGMLADYGCISFNGNKIITGSSGGMFLTDSLEDANKVKKWSTQSRENASWYQHEEIGYNYRMSNIVAGVIRGQIPHLDEHIAQKKKIWERYKEGFKDLPVTMNPWDEEKSEPNFWLSCMLINEDAMAPHVRSDKDELWHSVSGMSSPGEILAALATFRAEGRPIWKPMHMQPIYQMNKFITVEGNGRARSNAYIEGEAPDVGADLFKRGLCLPSDNKMTTHQQDIVIEIIRRCFE